CGACGCAGGACGTGGAAGTCGTAGAGTAGCCGTGCCGGTCTAGGCCTTTACATTTTTTATGCTTTGCTATTGAAAGTGTTACACTTTTTGTCTATATTTGCGCAAGTTTAAACCTTGAGTAATCAGACAAGAAGATGAAACAAATTCTTGCAATGTTGAAGACCGAACCGAACTGCGCAATCCACTGCGCAACAGCAGTCGGTTTTTTCAAGGTTAATAGTTTTTCTGATTTTGCTGAACTTTTTAGTTCAGCATTTTTTTTACCCGAGTTTAAAAATTAATTAGTTCAACGGAGATAAAAAATGAAGATTGAAGGCATCGACAAAGTCCTTATCATCGGTTCTGGCCCGATCGTGATCGGTCAGGCTTGCGAATTCGACTATTCCGGCACCCAGGCTTGTAAGGCCCTGCGCGAACAGGGTTACAAGATCGTGCTCGTGAACTCTAACCCGGCTACCATCATGACCGACCCGGTCATGGCCGATGCCACTTACATCGAACCGCTGAACGTCGCCCGCCTCACCCAGATCATCGAGAAGGAACGTCCGCAGGCCCTCCTCCCGAACTTGGGCGGCCAGACCGGCTTGAACCTCGCTTGCGCCCTCAACAAGGCCGGCGTGCTTGACAAGTACGGCGTGAAGGTCATCGGTGTGAACCTCGACGCTATCGAACGCGGCGAAGACCGTGAAGTCTTCAAGGAAACCATGCAGAAGCTCGGCATCGATACTCCGCGCTCCGGCATTTGCCACTCTGTGGAAGAAGCCGAAAAGATCGTGGCCGAAATCGGCTACCCGGTCGTCGTTCGCCCGGCTTACACCATGGGTGGTGCAGGCGGCGGTTTCTGCTACAACGTGGAAGAACTCCGCACCATTTGCTCTAACGGTCTTGAACTCTCCATGACGCACCAGTGCCTCATCGAAGAATCCATCCTCGGTTGGGAAGAGCTGGAAGTCGAAGTGGTTCGCGACTCCAAGAACCAGATGATCGCCATCTGCTTCATCGAAAACATCGACCCGGTGGGCGTGCATACCGGCGACTCCTTCTGCGCAGCCCCGTTCCTCACCATCGACAAGAAGCTCGAAGAAGAACTGAAGGAAAAGGCCTTCAAGATTGTGGAATCCATCGGCGTGATTGGCGGTACCAACGTGCAGTTCGCTCACGACCCGAAGACCGGCCGCGTGGTGATTATCGAAATCAACCCGCGTACCAGCCGCTCCTCTGCCCTTGCTTCCAAGGCTACCGGCTTCCCGATCGCTCTCATTTCTGCAAAGCTCGCCGCAGGCCTCACCCTCGACCAGATTCCGTACTGGCGCGATGGAAGCCTCGAAAAGTACACCCCGAGCGGTGACTACGTTGTGCTCAAGTTCGCTCGCTGGGCATTCGAAAAGTTCCGCGGCGTTGATGACTGCCTCGGCACCCAGATGAAGGCCGTGGGCGAAGTCATGGCTATCGGCAAGACCTACAAGGAAACCCTCCAGAAGGCTATCCGCGGCCTCGAAAACGGTCGCTCCGGCCTCGGCTTTGCGAAGGACTTCAACAAGAAGAGCAAGGAAGAACTCCTCGAAATGATGAAGACCGCTTCTTCCGAACGCCACTTCCAGATGTACGAAGCCATCCGTAAGGGTGCTACCGACGAAGAAATCTTTGCCGCCACCTACGAAAAGGCTTACTTCGTGCAGCAGATGCGCGAACTCGTGGAACTCGAAGAAGAAATGCTCAAGACTCCGGGTCGCCTGCCTTCCGACGAACTCCTCATCAAGGCCAAGAAGGACGGCTTCAGCGACAAGTACATCGCCAAGATTCTCGGCATCCGCGAGAAGGACGTGCGCAAGAAACGTACCGAACTCGGCGTGGTTGAAGGCTGGTGCGCAGTGCCGGTGAGCGGTGTGGAAAACCAGTTCTACTACTACAGCACCTACAACTGCAAGGACGAATCTACCGCTTCCACCAACCCGAAGAAGATCATGATCCTCGGCGGTGGCCCGAACAGAATCGGTCAGGGTATCGAATTCGACTACTGCTGCTGCCATGCTGCAATGGCTCTCCGCGAAATGGGTTACGAAACCATCATGGTGAACTGCAACCCCGAAACGGTTTCTACTGACTACGATACTTCCGACAAGCTGTACTTCGAACCGGTCAGCCTCGAAGACGTTCTCCAGATTTACCACAAGGAAAAGCCGGCTGGCGTGATCGTGCAGTTCGGTGGTCAGACCCCGCTGAACATTGCCCGCGCTTTGAGCGACGAAGGCGTCAAGATTCTCGGTACGAGCATCGATTCCATCGACATCGCCGAAGACCGTGACCTGTTCCGCAAGATGATGGACCAGCTCGGCATCCCGATGCCGGAAAGCGGCATGGCCACGAACATCGACGAAGCCCTCGCTTGCGTCAAGCAGATCGGTGGCTACCCGGTGATGATCCGCCCGAGCTTCGTGCTTGGCGGCCGCGGCATGGAAGTCATCTATGACGAAAACATGCTCCGCGAATACGTGGCGAAGGCCGTGGGCGTGACCCCGGACCGTCCGCTCCTCATCGACCGCTTCCTCCACAACGCTCTGGAATGCGAAGCCGACGCTCTCTCTGACGGCGAACACGTTTACATCCCGTCCGTGATGGAACACGTCGAACTTGCCGGTGTCCACTCCGGTGACTCCGCCTGCATTATCCCGCCGGTGACCATCACGAAGGAAAACCTCGCAACCATCAAGGATTACACCAGGAAGATTGCTGAAGCCCTCCACGTTTGCGGCCTCATGAACATGCAGTACGCCATCGAAGACGGCAAGGTGTTCGTGCTCGAAGCAAACCCGCGCGCTTCCCGCACGGTGCCTCTGGTCTCCAAGGTCTGTAACACGCAGATGGCCCGCCTCGCGACCCGTCTGATGCTCGGCGCGAAGCTCGAAGACCTCAAGCTCAAGGACAAGAAGTTCAACCACCACGGCGCCAAGGAAGCCGTGTTCCCCTTCGACAAGTTCCCGAAGGTGGACCCGGTTCTCGGCCCCGAAATGCGCTCCACCGGCGAAGTCCTCGGTCTCTCCGATGACTACGCCCTCGCTTACTACAAGAGCCAGGAAGCCGCAGGTTCCTTCCTCCCGAACGAAGGTGCCGTGTTGATTAGCCTCTCCGACAAGGTTAACTTGTCTGAACAGGCCATCGAAATCGGCAAGGAATTCCAGAAGCTCGGCTTCAAGATCTACGCAACCGAAGGCACCGCCAAGTTCTACGAGAAGGCCGGTGTCAAGTGCGAAGTGGTGAACAAGATTGCTGAAGGCCGCCCGAACGTCCTCGACATCATCCTGAACAAGCAGGTGAACCTCATCATCAACACGCCGTGGGCAAAGCGCGACGCCATCAAGGACGAAAGCGCCATCCGCAAGGCCGCCATCAAGTACAAGGTTCCTTACATCACGACGCTCGCCGGTGCCTACAACACCGTGAAGGGCATCGCCGCCGCCCGCAACGGCCACGGCGCTGTTAAATCTCTTCAGGAGTATCACGCTTCTATCGAAGAGGTGTAAGGCTTGAATGTCATCCCCGCGAAGGCGGGGGTCTTTCTAGCGTTACACAGCGACCATCATCGTCATCCCCGCGAAGGCGGGGATCTTTTTTTTAATTACCCATAGCGAAATTACTTTGTATGTACCCCGTTTTTGAGGGGTCTTACGGACTAAACAACGGGGGGTGCGCATTTAGTCCGTAAAAATTAACGAAAAAGCACTAAAAAATGCCTGATTTTGCCTCAAAAAGCCCCGAAAGGGCACTTTTTGCCCCTTTTTCGCGCCAAAATATCGAAATTTTACGGACTAAATGGCAGGGGGTGCGCTTTTAGTCTGTCGCACACCCTAAATTTGATACAAATAAATTAACAAAAAGGCAGAAATTTACAGACTAAACGCCTGGGGGTGTGCATTTAGTCCGTAACACTCCCCGCGAACAAAAAAAGTTCCTATTTGGCTCATTTTCGCTGCGAAACCGTTTATATAGGTAGATAGGGGAGTTCCCTGTCCGCGAAGCGGTCGCATTGCCGCGCAAAAGGACAATAAAATGGATTGCATTGTCTTTCCGCAAGAAAATGTTGCTTTCTTTGTGGAATATAATTATA
The sequence above is drawn from the Fibrobacter sp. UWR2 genome and encodes:
- the carB gene encoding carbamoyl-phosphate synthase large subunit; this encodes MKIEGIDKVLIIGSGPIVIGQACEFDYSGTQACKALREQGYKIVLVNSNPATIMTDPVMADATYIEPLNVARLTQIIEKERPQALLPNLGGQTGLNLACALNKAGVLDKYGVKVIGVNLDAIERGEDREVFKETMQKLGIDTPRSGICHSVEEAEKIVAEIGYPVVVRPAYTMGGAGGGFCYNVEELRTICSNGLELSMTHQCLIEESILGWEELEVEVVRDSKNQMIAICFIENIDPVGVHTGDSFCAAPFLTIDKKLEEELKEKAFKIVESIGVIGGTNVQFAHDPKTGRVVIIEINPRTSRSSALASKATGFPIALISAKLAAGLTLDQIPYWRDGSLEKYTPSGDYVVLKFARWAFEKFRGVDDCLGTQMKAVGEVMAIGKTYKETLQKAIRGLENGRSGLGFAKDFNKKSKEELLEMMKTASSERHFQMYEAIRKGATDEEIFAATYEKAYFVQQMRELVELEEEMLKTPGRLPSDELLIKAKKDGFSDKYIAKILGIREKDVRKKRTELGVVEGWCAVPVSGVENQFYYYSTYNCKDESTASTNPKKIMILGGGPNRIGQGIEFDYCCCHAAMALREMGYETIMVNCNPETVSTDYDTSDKLYFEPVSLEDVLQIYHKEKPAGVIVQFGGQTPLNIARALSDEGVKILGTSIDSIDIAEDRDLFRKMMDQLGIPMPESGMATNIDEALACVKQIGGYPVMIRPSFVLGGRGMEVIYDENMLREYVAKAVGVTPDRPLLIDRFLHNALECEADALSDGEHVYIPSVMEHVELAGVHSGDSACIIPPVTITKENLATIKDYTRKIAEALHVCGLMNMQYAIEDGKVFVLEANPRASRTVPLVSKVCNTQMARLATRLMLGAKLEDLKLKDKKFNHHGAKEAVFPFDKFPKVDPVLGPEMRSTGEVLGLSDDYALAYYKSQEAAGSFLPNEGAVLISLSDKVNLSEQAIEIGKEFQKLGFKIYATEGTAKFYEKAGVKCEVVNKIAEGRPNVLDIILNKQVNLIINTPWAKRDAIKDESAIRKAAIKYKVPYITTLAGAYNTVKGIAAARNGHGAVKSLQEYHASIEEV